From the genome of Sphingobacterium sp. UGAL515B_05:
CCCGACAATCGATTCTACTGAAATACCTAAGGACATGCGTAATTTGATTGTTGATTTGGTTGCTCCAAATAGGTTTATTAACAGAGATCAAGCCACCTTATCATTGGAGATAGTGCTTGATGATCTAGAGACTAGGAACAAATACATCCAGCTTTTGGCGAATATAGATCTTGACAGCAAAAAGTTTTATACCAAAAAGTATAAGGTAGAAGAGCCTCTGGATTGGGCTTATGTAACTTTTCCTTATTCTTTGGTTCAGTGGTATGGTAATTCGTTGTTGGTCCGGGAGGGCACGGATAAAGACCTCAATAGAGGCGGGGGATATATGGGGTTGGGACAGCGCGGTACGCAGTTGGTCTGTTATGAGCGGGATTTTTCCATTCGTTATACCAAGGATATTGATGCTTCTGATGCTTACTATCCTTCTGGTAATTTATGGAATATTCCTATAAACAACTATGAATATATGCTGTTCTTAAATGACGGCTACGTGGGTAGAATGCAAATAGTCACCAGTGTAGAGGACAAATGGGCAGGAAAACAGGTTGTTATCTGGCGAGATAACCTAAAGGAGACAAATAATATTCCGGCAGATTATTCTGTGAAAATTACCGATTATAATATTCAGAATAATGTGGTAAGTGCTAGTTATAATATCTATGATGAAAAGGGGCAGTTAAAAGAGAAGAGAAGCCGAAAATGGGCAATAAGTAATGGAATGCCACTTGGTAGTTAATCTCCAAATAAATAGAATTTAGGGTTTGTAATAAAGATCTAAATTAATCAATAACACTTTTTTTAACCAATAAGCATCATGTTTCCTGTATGCCAGGGGGACCTATGCCTATAAAATCTTAAAAATATGAAAAGTAGAACGAATTATTTTTTGCAAAGGATCATTAAGGGTGTCCCTTTGTTATTGATGCTATTCTTAGCGGCTAGTTGTTCGAAATTGGATTCCGACTTAAACGGTGCAAATGGTAAACAAGCTTTGGATCAACTAAGAATACCGAAGATCCAAGGTTTTACTGTTGATTCAAAATCTAATCCAGACAATAATTCGTCTGCCAAAAGATCATCAGGAGGGAAAAGAGCTGACGTGACTATACCACCAGATGAAGATAATCCGTTTAAACCTAAAGCAGGTTCAGGAGGTTATAAAGACGGACCAGGGATCATTGTTAATGGTAGTAATACTTCAACCCCTGATCCAAATAAACTATATTTCTATCAGAAATATAAATCCCAGATGTTCACTATTTCAGATCAATCTATGGGACTTAATATTTATCCGGGCGCCATCCTAAGAGGTCAGAGCATTGAAGGTATTTTTTCGCCACAGATGCTAACAGGGATTTCCAATAATATCCGCCCGATTACCATATCTACTTCCATGCCTGTTTCTGGTTCCGCAGTTGCCCGAACCAGTCTTCCCCGTCCAACTTCTCAAGCGGCATTGTACAATGCTGCACTGACGGATCTAGAGAATACAAATCCCGGTGAAGTTGGTGCTGCTTCTTTGATAGTGGAGATGGATACTTTTCGTGTATATGAGGAATTAAAAACGATTTATGGATTCAATAAAGGCTTAGATGCATTTTTGATTAACACCAATACAACACAGCAAGGAGAGAACCATCTTATTGCCTCCACATCGGCAATTAAGATTAAATTTTTCCAGCACAATTTTACAATTGATATGGACGTTCCCCAAAATAATACTCAATTATTTGATCCTACAGGTCTAGATATGCAGGCCATTACTGGAGGAGTAACCCCGGTCTATGTGAAAAGTGTGACCTATGGTCGCATGGGTATTATGGTAATCGAATCTTCCTATAGTTCGACTAAATTGTATAACGCTGTATATAAACAACTCGGAATATTGAAAAATCTGATTGGCATCGGAACCTCGTTAACTAATGAAGAGAAAAATATTATAAATTCAGCAACGATAAAAGTTAAATATACGGGGATCGGCACGGATACTTCTCCTGCTGTAGCTGTTGCGGGATTAAATGGTTTTATTCAAGTATTAAGTGCTAATACAACGTATTCCAAGGCAAGTCCTGGAGTTCCTATTGCCTTTCAACTTGCTTACTTGAACAGTGGAAACGGATTGGTCGAAGCACCGTTCCAAATTAACTATGGCCCTTTTGACAAGCCTTATGTTCGTATTGAATATAAAAATAGCAATTGGGAGGCTAATTCATCTTCAAATCCAAAATTTACTTATTCGGATATCTACATGAGTTTTTATAAAGATCCAACGGCGAATCGAAAGTATAGTGATGCTCCGATTTTTATTGACTATAAATATGAGCGGGATTATGGTACTAAAAGCACCTATAATTGGGTAGGAAATTGGAGCACTAGTAAGGTAACAGACAATGTAATATGGAAGTATCCTGGATCCGACCAGTTGATAGAGAATTATAAAGTATTCTATTTTGTCCATTATGGATCAGATGCGACAACTTCCAGAGACTATTGTCATTTTGATATGGTTCCAAGTGAAAATTATCATGTGTTACCTAAAAAAGTGGATCATTATATGGCTAATAGATCTGACGAGATGTATCCTTAATCGGAATTTTGAAGGTATAATGAAACATATAAATTTTATTATTCTAATTATTGTTGCCTTCTTTTTGGTTCAATCTTGTACTAAAAAGAATGATGACATTCCTCAAATATCTAAAGAGAAAAATAGGATAAGTGAAAATCTGGACTCTATTTTTCTTCTCGCAAAAGGGGTATACCTATGGAACGATCAACTACCTTCGGTTGATCGTTTCAATCCATCGCGGTTTTATAATGAGGGGTTGAGTGAGTTTAGGTGTTATGAGAATGAAATATTTGAAATTACACAATTTGCGAAAGATGGAGAGACAGGCAAGCTCTTTGAACAGAATCCATTAGATCTGAATAGACCAAAATATTCCGGTATTGTGTTTAGGGAATTCCAAGATAAAGGACCTCAGAATGCTTATAATATAAGTAATACGTTTGGCCTTTCCGTGGTGGTTAAAAATAATATCCTCCGTTTATTGTATGTTGATCCCAATTCACCTGCAGGTAAAGCAGGTCTTAAGCGTGGGACACAAATTTTATCCATAAATGGGGAGCGTGTATTAACAGAAGTTTCGTTTCTAGAGCAATGGAAAAAGTCACTTTCCATGTCGTTCATTAAGCTTGAAGTGACAGAGGATGGTGTTAAAAAGCGGGAAGTACGTTTAAATGCAGCTTCATATGAGATAAATCCGGTGGTAAAGCAAAATATTTTGAGAAATGGAGAAAGGAAAATCGGTTATTTTGCATTAAATAGTTTCACCCCAATTCAAAATACGCAGAAATATCTAACTCCAATTTTTCTTTCTTTTGCACAGGAAAAAATTAATGAACTCATCATT
Proteins encoded in this window:
- a CDS encoding S41 family peptidase → MKHINFIILIIVAFFLVQSCTKKNDDIPQISKEKNRISENLDSIFLLAKGVYLWNDQLPSVDRFNPSRFYNEGLSEFRCYENEIFEITQFAKDGETGKLFEQNPLDLNRPKYSGIVFREFQDKGPQNAYNISNTFGLSVVVKNNILRLLYVDPNSPAGKAGLKRGTQILSINGERVLTEVSFLEQWKKSLSMSFIKLEVTEDGVKKREVRLNAASYEINPVVKQNILRNGERKIGYFALNSFTPIQNTQKYLTPIFLSFAQEKINELIIDLRYNQGGYQVSADFIANLVAPNNADAKIMYTEHYNRQMQEGNSKVLENYKLYDEYNRPVIINGREISLYDIDYSVEANTTYFHKDDGLTDLKKVYFIVSNRTASASELLINILKPYMDVQVIGVSEDNLSAVYTYGKPVGSFGIPVGQFDLFLGMYELKNANRESNYFKGIKANVTLNDDTDTDFGVQDDPAIAWILGLEKKTIALKASSEIRKNRFSFYFNTDRLIGNIKNKSELKIKLKLSLHIFIPKD
- a CDS encoding thiol-activated cytolysin family protein, which translates into the protein MKSRTNYFLQRIIKGVPLLLMLFLAASCSKLDSDLNGANGKQALDQLRIPKIQGFTVDSKSNPDNNSSAKRSSGGKRADVTIPPDEDNPFKPKAGSGGYKDGPGIIVNGSNTSTPDPNKLYFYQKYKSQMFTISDQSMGLNIYPGAILRGQSIEGIFSPQMLTGISNNIRPITISTSMPVSGSAVARTSLPRPTSQAALYNAALTDLENTNPGEVGAASLIVEMDTFRVYEELKTIYGFNKGLDAFLINTNTTQQGENHLIASTSAIKIKFFQHNFTIDMDVPQNNTQLFDPTGLDMQAITGGVTPVYVKSVTYGRMGIMVIESSYSSTKLYNAVYKQLGILKNLIGIGTSLTNEEKNIINSATIKVKYTGIGTDTSPAVAVAGLNGFIQVLSANTTYSKASPGVPIAFQLAYLNSGNGLVEAPFQINYGPFDKPYVRIEYKNSNWEANSSSNPKFTYSDIYMSFYKDPTANRKYSDAPIFIDYKYERDYGTKSTYNWVGNWSTSKVTDNVIWKYPGSDQLIENYKVFYFVHYGSDATTSRDYCHFDMVPSENYHVLPKKVDHYMANRSDEMYP